A section of the Methanocaldococcus sp. FS406-22 genome encodes:
- a CDS encoding redox-regulated ATPase YchF — protein MIGLVGKPNVGKSTMFNALTEKPAEIGNYPFTTIQPNKGIAYITSPCPCRELGVKCNPRNSKCIDGIRYIPVEVIDVAGLVPGAHEGRGMGNKFLDDLRQADAFILVVDASGKTDAEGNPTDDYDPVEDVKFLLNEIDMWIYGILTKNWDKLARRAQQEKNIVKALKDQLSGLNIDEDDIKIAIRDMDESPIKWTEEDLLNLAKKLRKISKPMIIAANKADHPDAEKNIERLKKEFEDYIVIPTSAEIELALKRAEKAGIIKRKGNDFEIIDESKVNEQMRRAFDYIKDFLEKYGGTGVQECINRAYFDLLNMIVVYPVEDENKFSDKQGNVLPDAFLVKKGTTARDLAYKVHTELGDKFIYAIDAKKKIRIGADYELKHNDIIKIVSAAK, from the coding sequence ATGATTGGATTAGTAGGGAAGCCAAACGTAGGGAAATCAACAATGTTTAATGCTTTAACTGAAAAACCGGCAGAGATTGGTAATTATCCATTCACCACTATACAACCAAATAAAGGAATTGCCTACATAACAAGTCCTTGCCCATGTAGAGAGTTGGGAGTTAAATGCAATCCAAGAAACTCAAAGTGTATAGATGGAATTAGATATATTCCAGTAGAAGTTATAGACGTTGCCGGTTTAGTTCCAGGGGCACACGAAGGTAGAGGGATGGGAAATAAGTTTTTGGATGATTTGAGGCAGGCAGATGCGTTTATATTGGTAGTGGATGCCTCTGGAAAGACAGATGCTGAGGGAAACCCAACAGATGATTATGACCCAGTTGAAGATGTTAAATTTTTACTAAATGAGATAGATATGTGGATTTATGGAATTTTAACTAAGAATTGGGATAAGTTGGCAAGAAGAGCCCAGCAAGAAAAAAACATAGTCAAAGCTTTAAAAGACCAACTAAGTGGGTTGAATATAGATGAGGATGATATAAAAATTGCTATTAGAGATATGGATGAAAGCCCAATTAAATGGACTGAAGAAGATTTATTAAATTTAGCTAAGAAACTTAGAAAAATCTCAAAACCAATGATTATAGCCGCGAATAAAGCAGACCATCCAGATGCAGAGAAGAATATTGAAAGGCTAAAGAAGGAGTTTGAGGACTATATTGTCATCCCAACATCTGCTGAGATAGAGTTGGCTTTAAAAAGGGCTGAAAAGGCTGGCATTATAAAAAGAAAGGGTAATGACTTTGAGATTATAGATGAGAGTAAAGTGAATGAGCAGATGAGAAGAGCTTTTGATTACATAAAGGACTTTTTAGAGAAATATGGGGGAACAGGAGTTCAAGAATGTATAAATAGGGCTTACTTTGATTTGCTAAATATGATTGTTGTGTATCCAGTTGAAGATGAGAATAAATTTTCAGATAAACAAGGGAATGTTCTACCAGATGCATTTTTGGTTAAGAAGGGAACTACTGCAAGAGATTTAGCATATAAAGTGCATACAGAGTTGGGAGATAAGTTTATCTATGCAATAGATGCAAAAAAGAAGATTAGGATTGGAGCTGATTATGAGCTAAAACATAACGATATTATTAAGATTGTTTCTGCCGCAAAATAA
- a CDS encoding acylphosphatase codes for MATTYEVRIYGRVKCAEFIDKVESLGRLLNVDGVIYIYKDSVRILANFPNEKKRQLFKEIIKDLEDDDGLIKVEKIEERELNVYIEFPKGLNKISTNELEEINKKLDKTINYLDKISDALENQIKVSKEIRDILKDTFEV; via the coding sequence ATGGCTACAACTTATGAAGTGAGGATTTATGGAAGGGTGAAATGTGCTGAATTTATAGATAAGGTTGAGAGTTTAGGGAGATTGTTGAATGTAGATGGAGTTATCTATATTTATAAAGACAGTGTCAGGATTTTAGCTAATTTTCCAAATGAGAAAAAGAGACAGCTCTTTAAAGAAATTATTAAAGATTTAGAAGATGATGATGGTTTAATAAAAGTTGAAAAGATAGAAGAAAGAGAGCTAAATGTATATATTGAATTTCCAAAGGGGTTAAATAAGATTTCAACGAATGAATTGGAAGAGATTAATAAAAAGTTAGATAAGACAATTAATTATCTGGATAAAATTAGTGATGCCTTAGAAAACCAAATAAAAGTCTCAAAGGAGATTAGAGATATATTGAAGGACACTTTTGAGGTTTAA
- the cobZ gene encoding alpha-ribazole phosphatase CobZ — translation MIIKKLEEFGITIDSLLDAGMALYIGNDEEKDKVREKLKEILLKQLANPNVSTLLIAAILLDREGKTNNLPFNYNEDPNYVYVDEVIGLAIANEIAGTKAIFNFRFYDAKKPGIIGELDKRGFMFLDDAIAGLLAGCMSKVFE, via the coding sequence ATGATTATTAAAAAATTAGAGGAGTTTGGAATAACCATTGACAGTTTATTAGATGCTGGAATGGCCTTATATATTGGTAATGATGAAGAGAAAGATAAAGTTAGAGAGAAACTTAAAGAAATTTTATTAAAGCAATTAGCCAATCCCAATGTCTCAACTCTATTGATTGCGGCAATTTTGTTAGATAGAGAAGGCAAAACCAACAATTTGCCATTTAATTATAACGAAGACCCTAATTATGTGTATGTTGATGAGGTTATAGGCTTAGCTATAGCAAATGAGATTGCTGGGACTAAGGCAATTTTTAACTTTAGATTCTATGATGCTAAAAAACCCGGAATTATTGGAGAGTTGGATAAGAGAGGATTTATGTTCTTAGATGATGCTATAGCTGGGTTGTTGGCTGGATGTATGAGTAAAGTATTTGAATAA